In Thermomonas carbonis, a single genomic region encodes these proteins:
- a CDS encoding hypoxanthine-guanine phosphoribosyltransferase, with product MSGPKLADALATAHVVFDKATLEAAIARMADEIRPAYADGDVPLYITVMNGGLPFAAQLAFALGELGLDLQFDYLHATRYRGQTTGSGLAWLHRPATPMRGRKVLLADDILDEGHTLLAIKQWCEDQGAAEVRIAVLAEKVHDRCVDGICADHVGVQVPDAYVFGYGMDFHEQGRNLPAIYALGE from the coding sequence ATGAGCGGACCGAAACTGGCGGATGCACTGGCGACGGCGCATGTCGTCTTCGACAAGGCCACCCTGGAAGCGGCGATCGCACGCATGGCCGACGAGATCCGCCCGGCGTACGCCGACGGCGACGTGCCGCTGTACATCACCGTGATGAATGGCGGGCTGCCGTTCGCCGCGCAGCTGGCGTTCGCGCTGGGCGAACTCGGGCTGGACCTGCAGTTCGATTACCTGCACGCCACCCGTTATCGTGGCCAGACCACGGGTTCCGGCCTGGCCTGGCTGCACCGGCCGGCCACGCCGATGCGCGGACGCAAGGTCCTGCTGGCCGACGACATCCTCGACGAGGGCCACACCCTGCTGGCGATCAAGCAGTGGTGCGAAGACCAGGGCGCGGCCGAAGTGCGCATCGCGGTGCTTGCCGAGAAAGTCCACGACCGTTGCGTGGACGGCATCTGCGCCGATCACGTGGGCGTGCAGGTGCCGGACGCGTACGTGTTCGGCTACGGGATGGATTTCCATGAGCAGGGGCGCAACCTGCCGGCGATTTATGCGCTTGGTGAATGA
- a CDS encoding S-methyl-5'-thioinosine phosphorylase translates to MTIELAVIGGTGVYALGELADIETHQPVTPYGAPSGPIRVGMFAGKRVAFLARHGEGHSLPPHKINYRANLAALKAIGAARVLAMNTVGGITAQCGPRVLACPDQLIDYTWGRISTLCEEPGTEVLHVDFGDPYTPSLRAQIIAAAKQAGIALVDAGCYGATQGPRLETRAEIARMRRDGCDLVGMTGMPEAGIARELGLDYACLAIVANWAAGAGPDVDEAITLQDVLDNVAAAMDDAARLLRAMLAG, encoded by the coding sequence ATGACGATTGAACTCGCAGTGATCGGCGGCACCGGCGTCTACGCGCTGGGCGAACTGGCCGATATCGAAACCCACCAGCCGGTCACGCCGTACGGCGCGCCGTCGGGGCCGATCCGCGTGGGCATGTTCGCCGGCAAGCGCGTGGCGTTCCTGGCGCGTCATGGCGAGGGTCATTCGCTGCCGCCGCACAAGATCAACTACCGCGCCAACCTCGCGGCGCTGAAGGCGATCGGCGCGGCCCGCGTGCTGGCGATGAATACCGTCGGCGGCATCACCGCGCAGTGCGGGCCGCGCGTGCTGGCCTGTCCGGACCAGCTGATCGACTACACCTGGGGCCGCATCTCGACCTTGTGCGAAGAGCCCGGCACCGAGGTGCTGCACGTCGATTTCGGTGACCCGTACACCCCGTCGCTGCGCGCACAGATCATTGCCGCGGCGAAGCAGGCCGGCATAGCCCTGGTCGATGCCGGCTGCTACGGCGCGACCCAGGGCCCACGCCTGGAAACAAGGGCCGAGATCGCGCGCATGCGCCGCGATGGCTGCGATCTGGTCGGAATGACCGGCATGCCCGAGGCCGGCATCGCCCGCGAGCTTGGCCTGGACTATGCGTGCCTGGCGATCGTCGCCAACTGGGCGGCGGGCGCCGGCCCCGATGTCGACGAAGCGATCACCCTGCAGGACGTGCTGGACAACGTGGCCGCGGCGATGGACGACGCGGCCCGGCTGTTGCGGGCGATGTTGGCCGGCTGA
- a CDS encoding FAD-dependent oxidoreductase has translation MTRRHVAIVGCGTGGQAAALALARQGHSIEVFERVPNPGPVGAGFLLQPTGLQALWQLGLLDQACALGAPVARLYGETPEGRAVMDMRYVGLDPRLCGLGMQRGALFALLHQAIGLEADIQLHAGHAIAELDCEGGRLRDANGRWHGPFDAVVVADGSASTLRAAVTGMRIDAPYPWGALWCLLPEGDWPWPTELRQRYHRARRMAGMLPVGTMPGDPVRRLSFFWSLPVAQFDAWREGGRDAWFGELHALWPHARERLGDDFPVECLARAAYRDAIPKRWSRGRAVLLGDAAHAMSPQLGQGVNMALVDALALTRALDAHADVRAAFDGYERERRAHLAAYHRFSRWLTPLFQSDRDALARVRDLAFLPMGRLPVARGQMLRVLAGTQRGWWGRHRLEDPFVDGLQRALARASATQA, from the coding sequence ATGACGCGTCGGCATGTCGCCATCGTCGGTTGCGGCACCGGCGGGCAGGCCGCGGCGCTGGCCTTGGCGCGCCAGGGGCATTCGATCGAAGTCTTCGAGCGGGTGCCGAATCCCGGACCGGTCGGCGCCGGCTTCCTGCTGCAACCCACCGGCTTGCAGGCGCTTTGGCAGTTAGGCCTGCTCGACCAAGCTTGCGCGTTGGGGGCACCGGTCGCGCGTCTCTACGGCGAGACGCCTGAAGGGCGCGCGGTGATGGACATGCGCTACGTCGGCCTCGACCCGCGCCTGTGTGGCCTCGGCATGCAGCGCGGCGCGTTGTTCGCCTTGCTGCACCAGGCGATCGGCCTTGAAGCCGACATCCAGTTGCATGCCGGTCACGCCATCGCCGAACTGGATTGCGAAGGCGGTCGCCTGCGCGATGCGAATGGACGATGGCATGGCCCGTTCGATGCGGTGGTGGTCGCCGATGGGTCGGCGTCGACGCTGCGCGCGGCGGTCACCGGCATGCGCATCGATGCACCGTATCCGTGGGGTGCGCTCTGGTGCCTGTTGCCGGAAGGCGACTGGCCGTGGCCGACGGAATTGCGCCAGCGCTATCACCGCGCACGACGGATGGCGGGCATGCTGCCGGTCGGGACGATGCCCGGCGATCCAGTGCGGCGATTGAGTTTCTTCTGGAGCCTGCCGGTCGCGCAGTTCGATGCCTGGCGCGAGGGTGGGCGCGATGCGTGGTTTGGCGAACTCCATGCGTTGTGGCCGCATGCACGCGAGCGGCTAGGCGATGATTTCCCGGTCGAATGCCTGGCACGTGCGGCGTATCGTGATGCCATTCCGAAACGCTGGTCGCGCGGTCGTGCCGTGCTGCTGGGCGATGCTGCGCATGCGATGAGTCCGCAACTCGGGCAGGGCGTGAACATGGCGCTGGTGGATGCGTTGGCGCTGACGCGTGCGCTGGATGCGCATGCCGATGTGCGCGCGGCATTCGACGGCTACGAACGCGAGCGGCGTGCGCATCTGGCGGCCTACCACCGTTTCAGCCGCTGGCTGACGCCGCTGTTCCAGTCGGATCGCGATGCGCTGGCCCGCGTGCGTGATCTTGCGTTCCTGCCGATGGGTCGACTGCCGGTTGCACGCGGGCAGATGTTGCGGGTCTTGGCCGGCACCCAGCGGGGCTGGTGGGGACGCCATCGGCTGGAAGATCCATTCGTCGACGGGTTGCAGCGTGCGCTCGCTCGCGCGAGTGCGACTCAGGCGTAG
- a CDS encoding ABC transporter transmembrane domain-containing protein: protein MTSPTPVPKAPIGSLRALWPFVRRHSGLFMAWLLALACSSAATLSLPVAFRSMIDHGFSSEANTDRTFGLVLLVILALALATAARYFFVTLLGERVVADLRSRLYAHLLGLDAGFFDRSRSGELISRLTADAELLRSVVGSSMSVALRSVVTVIGALAMLFVTSPKLAAWAVLGIPLAVLPIVIGSRRIQKVSRASQDRVADANALASEALGAVRTVQAHAREPYERQRYATAIATAVATARKRIAAQSIVTAVAMSLIFGAIILVLWSGAHDVIAGRMSAGSLGQFVLYALIGGGSVGALAEVWNELQRAAGGMGRINELLQETPQVNAPASPTKFAERVRGEIVFDAVTFHYPQRPDTAALLDFSLRVQPGETVALVGPSGAGKSTLLSLLLRFHDPQAGTIRLDGIDLRELDLDALREAIALVPQSPTLFAASAADNIRYGRLDASDEDVRQAAEAAEADTFLDALPDGFASELGERGARLSGGQQQRVAIARALLKDAPVLLLDEATSALDAQSERAVQTALEHLMEGRTTLVVAHRLATVLRADRIVVIDAGRIVAEGTHAELIAQGGLYADLAKLQFLD, encoded by the coding sequence ATGACCTCCCCCACTCCGGTGCCCAAGGCGCCCATCGGCTCGCTCCGCGCGCTGTGGCCATTCGTTCGTCGGCACTCCGGCCTGTTCATGGCCTGGCTGCTGGCGCTGGCCTGTTCCTCCGCGGCGACCCTCAGCTTGCCGGTCGCGTTCCGCTCGATGATCGACCACGGTTTCAGCAGCGAGGCCAATACCGACCGCACCTTCGGGTTGGTGCTGCTGGTGATCCTGGCACTGGCGCTGGCGACCGCCGCCCGGTATTTCTTCGTGACCCTGCTCGGCGAACGCGTGGTCGCCGACCTGCGCAGCCGGCTGTATGCGCACCTGCTCGGGCTCGACGCGGGCTTCTTCGATCGCAGCCGCAGCGGCGAACTGATTTCGCGGCTCACTGCAGACGCGGAACTGCTGCGCAGCGTGGTCGGTTCGAGCATGTCGGTCGCCTTGCGCAGCGTCGTGACCGTGATCGGCGCACTGGCGATGTTGTTCGTCACCAGCCCGAAGCTTGCCGCATGGGCGGTGCTGGGCATCCCGCTGGCGGTGCTGCCGATCGTGATCGGTAGCCGGCGCATCCAGAAAGTCTCGCGGGCCAGCCAGGACCGGGTGGCCGACGCCAATGCGCTGGCCTCCGAAGCGCTCGGCGCCGTGCGTACGGTGCAGGCGCATGCGCGCGAACCGTACGAGCGCCAGCGCTACGCAACGGCGATCGCAACGGCGGTGGCGACCGCGCGCAAGCGCATCGCCGCGCAGTCGATCGTCACCGCGGTGGCGATGAGCCTGATCTTCGGCGCGATCATCCTGGTGCTGTGGTCGGGCGCGCACGACGTGATCGCCGGGCGCATGAGCGCCGGCAGCCTGGGCCAGTTCGTGCTGTACGCGCTGATCGGCGGTGGCTCGGTCGGCGCGCTGGCCGAGGTCTGGAACGAACTGCAACGCGCCGCCGGCGGCATGGGCCGGATCAACGAACTGCTGCAGGAAACCCCGCAGGTCAACGCACCGGCGTCGCCAACGAAGTTCGCCGAGCGTGTGCGCGGCGAGATCGTGTTCGATGCGGTGACCTTCCATTATCCGCAACGCCCGGACACCGCCGCGCTGCTCGATTTCAGCCTGCGCGTGCAGCCCGGCGAAACCGTGGCGCTGGTCGGCCCGTCCGGAGCGGGCAAGAGCACCTTGCTGTCGCTGCTGCTGCGCTTCCACGATCCGCAGGCCGGCACCATCCGGCTGGATGGCATCGACCTGCGCGAACTCGATCTCGACGCGCTGCGCGAAGCCATCGCCCTGGTGCCGCAATCGCCCACGCTGTTCGCCGCCAGCGCCGCCGACAACATCCGCTACGGACGCCTCGACGCCAGCGACGAAGATGTTCGCCAGGCTGCAGAAGCGGCCGAAGCCGACACGTTCCTCGATGCATTGCCCGACGGCTTCGCCAGCGAACTCGGCGAACGCGGCGCGCGGCTGTCCGGCGGCCAGCAGCAGCGCGTCGCCATCGCCCGTGCGCTGCTCAAGGACGCGCCGGTGCTGCTGCTCGACGAAGCGACTTCGGCGCTCGACGCGCAGAGCGAACGCGCCGTGCAGACCGCACTGGAACATTTGATGGAAGGCCGAACCACGCTGGTCGTCGCGCACCGCCTGGCCACCGTGCTGCGCGCCGACCGAATCGTGGTGATCGATGCCGGCCGTATCGTCGCCGAAGGCACCCATGCCGAATTGATCGCGCAGGGCGGCCTCTACGCCGATCTGGCGAAGCTGCAATTCCTCGACTGA
- a CDS encoding RNA polymerase sigma factor, whose translation MLAYAAGDAAAFGQLYARHRGKLYRYLLRQLRDNALADEFFQDVWQRVVSARAGWTPDAGFATWLYTIAHHRLGDHWRSLKHRPAAPSDADERLARVADPDTPERVLSEFERRRQLQLALDDLPEEQREVLLLRLEQELTLEEIGTITGVGRETVKSRLRYAMDKLRAGLPA comes from the coding sequence ATGCTTGCCTATGCGGCGGGCGATGCCGCGGCGTTCGGGCAACTCTATGCGCGCCATCGCGGCAAACTGTATCGCTATCTGTTGCGACAGCTGCGCGACAACGCCCTGGCCGACGAATTCTTCCAGGATGTCTGGCAGCGGGTCGTGTCCGCCCGTGCGGGCTGGACGCCGGATGCCGGCTTCGCGACCTGGCTGTACACCATCGCCCACCACCGCCTCGGCGATCACTGGCGCAGCCTCAAGCATCGCCCCGCCGCCCCGTCCGATGCCGACGAGCGGCTGGCCCGCGTTGCCGATCCCGACACGCCCGAGCGGGTATTGTCGGAGTTCGAGCGTCGCCGCCAGTTGCAGCTGGCGCTCGATGACTTGCCCGAAGAACAACGCGAGGTCCTGCTGTTGCGGCTGGAACAGGAACTGACGCTGGAAGAGATCGGCACCATCACCGGCGTGGGTCGGGAGACGGTGAAGTCGCGCCTGCGCTACGCCATGGACAAGCTGCGCGCGGGGCTGCCGGCATGA